In Ruminiclostridium papyrosolvens DSM 2782, the following proteins share a genomic window:
- a CDS encoding saccharopine dehydrogenase NADP-binding domain-containing protein, producing the protein MIGIFGGYGDIGLNAAKLLSTSLKEEIRIGGRNADTLPKDIKEEFKNTHWVQVDINNNESIKAFITGCRIIVNCTGQSGSASFSLAEYAKNINSSYIDVGANEKLKTLKNISDDVSIIYEAGSIPGLSRIVPGYLAKEFDSVEELEFYYAALGKFTPTAAKEYLEGLFDTRNKPMMEWKNGKAQPYDINNSVLKTLPFSKEELRILPYFDKESELIAKGLNLKQGQWYMSTAGNQTIKVLEKARFNYLHNTSDVIQNLCAAAQIDCQSREPYAGFVIQMKGLINGESTTKTLILKCDSPSQLTALAVASTVLAVSKGLFKSGVQAMGECMKVKEYIKLMTELNKALTLDIQTSGINELFKEIEGEI; encoded by the coding sequence ATGATTGGTATCTTTGGCGGATATGGAGACATCGGATTAAACGCTGCTAAGCTGCTTTCAACGAGCCTAAAGGAAGAAATAAGAATTGGTGGAAGAAATGCAGATACGCTCCCCAAGGATATAAAAGAAGAATTTAAAAACACACATTGGGTTCAGGTAGACATAAATAATAACGAGAGTATAAAAGCATTTATTACAGGTTGCAGGATTATTGTAAATTGCACAGGTCAATCTGGCAGTGCTTCATTTAGTTTGGCGGAGTATGCCAAAAATATTAATTCTTCATATATAGATGTAGGGGCCAATGAGAAATTAAAGACACTTAAAAATATATCCGATGATGTCTCAATAATTTACGAAGCAGGAAGCATACCGGGACTGTCAAGAATAGTGCCGGGATATCTGGCAAAAGAATTTGATTCTGTAGAGGAATTGGAATTCTATTATGCAGCCTTGGGTAAATTTACTCCCACAGCTGCTAAAGAATATTTAGAGGGCTTATTTGATACAAGAAACAAACCTATGATGGAGTGGAAAAATGGAAAAGCTCAGCCCTATGATATCAATAATTCTGTTCTCAAGACCTTACCCTTCTCCAAGGAGGAGTTAAGAATACTTCCATACTTTGATAAAGAATCGGAGCTTATAGCAAAGGGATTAAACCTGAAGCAGGGACAGTGGTATATGAGTACAGCCGGTAATCAAACTATTAAGGTATTGGAAAAGGCAAGATTTAATTATTTACATAATACAAGTGATGTAATACAGAATTTATGTGCTGCTGCTCAAATTGATTGTCAAAGCAGGGAGCCATATGCCGGGTTTGTTATTCAGATGAAGGGATTAATTAATGGAGAGAGTACAACAAAAACACTTATTTTAAAATGTGACAGTCCTTCACAATTAACCGCCCTTGCTGTTGCCTCCACAGTGCTTGCTGTTTCAAAGGGATTATTCAAGTCAGGAGTGCAGGCCATGGGAGAATGCATGAAGGTGAAGGAGTATATAAAGCTTATGACAGAGCTGAATAAAGCTTTGACACTTGATATACAGACATCAGGCATTAATGAATTGTTTAAAGAAATAGAGGGGGAAATATAA